From a single Plutella xylostella chromosome 5, ilPluXylo3.1, whole genome shotgun sequence genomic region:
- the LOC105398268 gene encoding unconventional prefoldin RPB5 interactor 1, whose protein sequence is MNVLDNIYYTGLADNEKNLRYWQQYLHNLRSLDFNVYADKLKVPVLVPIGSRILFRGVIKHTNEVTAALGADYFTKCSVKQAEVLRDHRMKDAQAKVNALIKEKEYLESQLSFNKQNVVDVSGHEIVEEYNEAEDKLWREKHRQNMKNYIQNKAKTNDVNETNVTDEELWERLEELELQEELENEMQNMNVVEKTEVCDNSSARIEPDNNALVEINKGSHHNHDHMVTTEDSSHIQDIEKSKYNLIQKVLEKQQELEEKLFELKHKERGQSRTENDLLAKLDEMEELDELEDEMDRLDNLLENGNIEDDDEEEGIHGKEDVKRPEKIKRSTSFADEDDSECLELTFKHSDTSPNTDPYDPKKGIMKPSDLYEAYKNNFTTKTSILKKSKYNSDITIPDGKKSVAFADATASKEIREIQEEKKTILIKDIQEKKNDDISTLENSGRPISLFKMRRQQNKK, encoded by the exons aTGAATGTActggataatatttattatacg ggTCTCGCCGACAATGAGAAGAATTTGCGTTATTGGCAACAGTATTTACATAACCTGAGAAGTTTAGATTTCAATGTCTATGCGGATAAACTAAAAGTTCCTGTACTGGTACCCATAGGTAGTAGAATATTGTTTAGAGGAGTAATAAAACATACGAACGAAGTTACAGCTGCGCTTGGTGCCGATTACTTCACAAAATGCTCTGTCAAGCAGGCTGAGGTATTGAGGGACCACCGCATGAAAG atgcTCAAGCCAAAGTAAATGCTTTgataaaagaaaaagaatatcTTGAGAGTCAACTTTCATTCAACAAACAAAATGTTGTTGATGTTAGTGGTCATGAAATTGTTGAAGAATACAATGAAGCAGAGGATAAACTCTGGAGAGAAAAACATagacaaaatatgaaaaactacATACAGAATAAAGCAAAAACCAATGATGTAAATGAAACCAATGTAACTGATGAAGAACTCTGGGAAAGACTAGAAGAGCTAGAACTCCAAGAAGAACTTGAGAATGAAATGCAAAATATGAATGTAGTTGAAAAGACAGAAGTCTGTGACAATTCATCAGCAAGGATAGAACCAGACAATAATGCATTAgttgaaattaataaaggGTCTCACCATAATCATGATCATATGGTTACTACTGAAGATTCAAGTCATATACAAGACATAGAAAAGTCAAAGTATAATCTAATACAAAAAGTTTTAGAAAAACAGCAAGAGTTAGAAGAAAAACTTTTTGAACTAAAGCATAAAGAGAGAGGTCAAAGTAGGACAGAAAATGATTTACTAGCCAAACTGGATGAAATGGAAGAGCTAGATGAACTTGAAGATGAAATGGATAG ATTAGATAATCTTCTTGAAAATGGGAATATTGAAgacgatgatgaagaagaAGGGATACATGGAAAAGAAGATGTAAAGCGACCAGAAAAGATTAAAAGAAGCACATCATTTGCTGATGAAGATGATAGTGAATGCTTAGAATTAACATTTAAACATAGTGATACAAGTCCAAACACTGATCCCTATGATCCCAAGAAAGGTATTATGAAACCCAGTGATTTATATGAAGCTTACAAAAACAATTTCACTACTAAAACATCAATATTAAAGAAAAGCAAATATAACAGTGATATCACAATCCCTGATGGTAAAAAATCTGTTGCTTTTGCGGATGCAACAGCATCTAAAGAGATAAGAGAAATTCAGGAAGAGAAAAAAACAATACTGATAAAAGATATTCAGGAAAAGAAGAATGATGATATAAGTACGTTGGAGAATAGTGGGAGGCCTATTAGTCTTTTTAAGATGAGAagacaacaaaataaaaaataa
- the LOC105398269 gene encoding uncharacterized protein LOC105398269, whose protein sequence is MSGISFVKMDKTSHIDIQFLVEEVKKKPVLWDMENDLYKDRFARKNAWSEICRNVYKDFDKKCTAEKNGLCFTLSNKWKNLRDNYRKSQRYSSVIKGRRQYVHGKLLNFINEDKINTDHEIEPADSPNNSEDVEEMLTLGDDEIDIKTEELSGDEDSLSHVGPSVSEPSAADDDDLAFFMSTMPMVKKLKMKHKLAFRIDVMNSLRKHCDLDSEEFE, encoded by the exons ATGAGTGGTATTAGTTTCGTCAAAATGGATAAGACTAGTCATATAGACATCCAGTTTCTTGTGGAAGAAGTGAAGAAGAAACCTGTACTGTGGGATATGGAAAATGATCTCTACAAGGACAGGTTTGCAAGAAAAAATGCCTGGAGTGAAATATGCAGAAATGTTTATAAAGACTTCGACAAAAAGTGCACCGCTGAGAAAAATGGACtgt GTTTCACGCTATCAAATAAATGGAAGAACCTACGAGACAACTACAGGAAATCTCAGCGATATTCCTCCGTTATCAAGGGCCGCCGTCAATACGTGCACGGAAAACTACTCAATTTCATAAACGAAGACAAAATAAACACAGACCATGAAATTGAACCGGCTGATTCACCAAACAACTCTGAAGATGTTGAGGAAATGCTAACATTAGGTGACGACGAGATAGACATCAAAACGGAAGAATTATCTGGTGATGAAGATTCCCTTTCTCACGTGGGCCCTTCAGTGTCCGAGCCGAGCGCagccgatgatgatgacctGGCGTTCTTCATGTCAACCATGCCGATGGTGAAGAAGCTTAAAATGAAACACAAATTAGCTTTTAGAATTGATGTAATGAATAGTTTACGAAAACACTGTGATCTTGATTCTGAagaatttgaataa
- the LOC105398317 gene encoding insulin-like growth factor-binding protein complex acid labile subunit produces MTWLCGGAVVLLAVAALAAAGTAAPELYDDYAEREQVLFSEDKACPRDCICTVSQGYRIAKCSRLEVGVQKFGDDITDLVVENARFPIDLDDLIFYKLGLHQAATVKIVNSTVRSVSPTAFLGLHELYAVNLSNNRLRALHPETFAANKKLLLLTLAGNPLKFPAPGSRDYFLNASSVQELDVSYCNMQQLTPHALQQLRGLMYLNLAGNALAELHADTFRRLLDLEELDLSDNALAALPDDVFRDNTELATLHVQRNPIDTVYGLQAADLLTLNAGQTHIRFVGPSMFNGMTYIANLNLSGNSIEKIHNQAFHKLVELNYLDLSYNDLDFVSSILIKENMELDIFKISHNPRLRRLPERGFECMAEQFNIYLFDASHCGLDALPEDSLSTFTALSQLNLAGNRLAALPPRVFARCPKLVELNLADNRLETLDPHLFDNNKELGKLTLRGNPLRALSAALLGAAPALAWLDASRTALTALWEDKPRAGKFLANLSYLNVSECRLTALRVRDVAGLARLRTLDAARNPLACSQDFEALMGWLSAHGVSPAAAPALSSLAQAAEQPAPAAQWQQLTRDVCGAAPPAPAPTTASPAAAAAVSDEEIWERIDEDALGNFDLKDTLDDGKLAAAPANTTDPQALDDDDADDDDDDDDADDDADDDDDDDDDDDYEAGEDYSDDDDDVDLKVKLVEKPKQKASKSKQAAAAAGEVVSLQVRLVDRNASRLEYTVLETVEARGGGAAWALGAAAALLLLLGALGGLLAARRRPQQRYNSALAAALQRSRKDCGLVYRPLSEELPPRAPHQRPLIVSADYAPGAAEAV; encoded by the coding sequence ATGACGTGGCTATGTGGGGGGGCGGTGGTGCTGCTGGCCGTGGCGGCGCTGGCCGCGGCCGGCACCGCCGCGCCGGAGCTGTATGACGACTACGCGGAGCGCGAGCAGGTGCTGTTCAGCGAGGACAAGGCGTGCCCGCGCGACTGCATCTGCACCGTCTCGCAGGGGTACCGCATCGCCAAGTGCAGCCGCCTCGAGGTCGGCGTGCAGAAGTTCGGCGATGACATCACCGACCTGGTGGTCGAGAACGCGCGCTTCCCCATCGACCTCGACGACCTCATCTTCTACAAGCTCGGCCTGCACCAGGCGGCCACCGTGAAGATCGTGAACAGCACCGTGCGCTCCGTGAGCCCCACCGCCTTCCTCGGCCTGCACGAGCTGTACGCCGTGAACCTCAGCAACAACCGCCTGCGCGCGCTGCACCCGGAGACCTTCGCCGCCAACAAGAAGCTGCTGCTGCTCACGCTGGCCGGCAACCCGCTCAAGTTCCCCGCGCCCGGCAGCCGCGACTACTTCCTGAACGCGAGCTCCGTGCAGGAGCTGGACGTGTCGTACTGCAACATGCAGCAGCTCACGCCGCAcgcgctgcagcagctgcGCGGCCTCATGTACCTGAACCTGGCGGGCAACGCGCTGGCCGAGCTGCACGCCGACACGTTCCGCCGCCTGCTGGACCTGGAGGAGCTGGACCTCAGCGACAACGCGCTGGCCGCGCTGCCCGACGACGTGTTCCGCGACAACACGGAGCTGGCCACGCTGCACGTGCAGCGCAACCCCATCGACACCGTGTACGGGCTGCAGGCCGCCGACCTGCTCACGCTCAACGCCGGCCAGACGCACATCCGCTTCGTGGGGCCCTCCATGTTCAACGGCATGACCTACATCGCCAACCTCAACCTGAGCGGCAACAGCATCGAGAAGATCCACAACCAGGCGTTCCACAAGCTGGTGGAGCTCAACTACCTGGACCTGTCCTACAACGACCTGGACTTTGTGTCGAGCATCCTCATCAAGGAGAACATGGAGCTGGACATCTTCAAGATCTCGCACAACCCGCGGCTGCGGCGCCTGCCCGAGCGCGGCTTCGAGTGCATGGCGGAGCAGTTCAACATCTACCTGTTCGACGCGTCGCACTGCGGGCTGGACGCGCTGCCCGAGGACTCGCTCAGCACCTTCACGGCGCTGTCGCAGCTCAACCTGGCCGGCAACCGCCTGGCCGCGCTGCCGCCGCGCGTGTTCGCGCGCTGCCCCAAGCTCGTGGAGCTCAACCTGGCCGACAACCGCCTCGAGACGCTCGACCCGCACCTGTTTGACAACAACAAGGAGCTGGGCAAGCTCACGCTGCGCGGCAACCCGCTGCGCGCGCTGTCGGCCGCGCTGCtgggcgccgcgcccgcgctggCGTGGCTAGACGCGAGCCGCACGGCGCTGACCGCGCTGTGGGAGGACAAGCCGCGCGCCGGCAAGTTCCTCGCCAACCTCAGTTACCTGAACGTGTCGGAGTGCCGGCTGACGGCGCTGCGCGTGCGCGACGTGGCGGGGCTGGCGCGCCTGCGCACGCTGGACGCCGCGCGCAACCCGCTCGCCTGCAGCCAGGACTTCGAGGCGCTCATGGGCTGGCTGAGCGCGCACGGCGTGTCgccggccgccgcgcccgcgctcaGCAGCCTGGCGCAGGCGGCCGAgcagcccgcgcccgccgcgcagTGGCAGCAGCTCACGCGCGACGTGTgcggcgccgcgccccccgcgcccgcgcccaccACCGCctcccccgccgccgccgccgccgtgtccGACGAGGAGATCTGGGAGAGGATCGACGAGGACGCGCTCGGTAACTTCGACCTGAAGGACACGCTGGACGACGGCAAGctggccgccgcgcccgccaaCACCACCGACCCGCAGGCGCTCGACGACGACGACGCAGACGAcgatgacgacgacgacgacgcaGACGACGACGCGGACGATGACGAcgatgacgacgacgacgacgactaCGAGGCGGGCGAGGACTACagcgacgacgacgacgacgtcGACCTGAAGGTGAAGCTCGTGGAGAAGCCCAAGCAGAAGGCGAGCAAGAGCaagcaggcggcggcggcggcgggcgaggTGGTGAGCCTGCAGGTGCGCCTCGTGGACCGCAACGCGAGCCGCCTCGAGTACACGGTGCTGGAGACAGTGgaggcgcgcggcggcggcgcggcgtgggcgctgggcgcggcggcggcgctgctgctgctgctgggcGCGCTGGGCGGGCTGCtggccgcgcgccgccgcccgcagcAGCGCTACAACAGCGCGCTGGCGGCCGCGCTGCAGCGCTCGCGCAAGGACTGCGGGCTGGTGTACCGGCCGCTGAGCGAGGAGCTgcccccccgcgcgccgcacCAACGCCCGCTCATCGTCAGCGCCGACTACGCGCCCGGCGCCGCCGAGGCCGTCTGA
- the LOC105398318 gene encoding probable hydroxyacid-oxoacid transhydrogenase, mitochondrial isoform X2 — translation MAARKRVFDLLRTIDVASCRCPAHSHRGHFQVSDVTPTKDYAFEIKCSTVRYGLGVTREVGMDLVNLGAKNVCVMTDSNLVHLSPVKAVLNSLTKNGVNYQVYDKVRVEPTDSSFKEAIKFAKAGSFDSFLAVGGGSVMDTCKAANLYYCDPAAEFLDYVNAPVGKGKPVEVQLKPMIAIPTTSGTGSETTGVSIFDYEAIHAKTGISHAALRPILALIDPLHTLSLPEKVANFAGFDIFCHALESFTAIPYNERGPAPANPALRPSYQGSNPISDVWARFCLQTLRQYFARSVYNADDIDARSGMHLAATMAGVGIGNAGVHLCHGLAYPIAGLVKDYTPGDYGDSPIIPHGLSVVLTAPGVFRYTGASDPDKHLEAAAILGADVANKKQADAGAVLADTIIKYMDKMQIADGLAGVGYERGDIPALVRGALPQGRLLALSPLPQSEEDLSRILEDSMTVY, via the exons ataaaatgtTCAACAGTGAGGTATGGCCTCGGTGTGACCCGAGAAGTGGGCATGGACCTTGTGAACCTGGGTGCTAAGAATGTCTGTGTGATGACAGATTCTAACCTCGTCCATTTGAGCCCTGTGAAAGCTGTATTGAACTCGCTCACAAAAAATGGAGTCAATTACCAAGTTTACGATAAAGTACGAGTGGAGCCCACTGATTCCAG TTTCAAAGAGGCGATAAAGTTCGCCAAGGCGGGCAGTTTCGACAGCTTCCTCGCGGTTGGCGGGGGGTCAGTCATGGACACGTGTAAAGCCGCCAACCTGTACTACTGCGACCCGGCTGCCGAGTTCCTGGATTATGTGAACGCGCCCGTGGGCAAGGGCAAGCCCGTGGAGGTGCAGCTGAAGCCTATGATCGCTA TACCAACAACCAGCGGCACGGGCAGTGAGACGACCGGCGTCAGCATCTTCGACTACGAAGCCATCCACGCCAAGACGGGGATCTCTCACGCGGCACTGCGACCGATCCTCGCCCTCATCGACCCCCTACACACACTGTCTCTACCGGAGAAGGTCGCGAACTTCGCCGGCTTTGATATATTCTGTCACGCGTTGGAGAGCTTCACGGCGATACCGTATAATGAGCGAGGGCCTGCACCCGCCAACCCCGCGCTCAGGCCGTCGTATCAAGGCAGCAATCCGATCTCAGATGTTTGGGCACGGTTTTGCTTGCAG ACGCTCCGCCAATACTTCGCCCGTTCAGTCTACAACGCGGACGACATCGACGCGCGCAGCGGCATGCACCTCGCCGCCACCATGGCCGGCGTGGGCATCGGCAACGCAGGCGTGCATCTGTGCCACGGACTGGCGTACCCCATAGCCGGGCTGGTCAAGGACTATACGCCGGGGGATTATGG CGATTCCCCAATAATCCCGCACGGTCTGTCGGTGGTGCTGACGGCGCCGGGCGTGTTCCGCTACACCGGCGCCAGCGACCCCGACAAGCACCTGGAGGCCGCCGCCATACTCGGCGCCGACGTCGCCAACAAGAAACAG GCGGACGCGGGCGCAGTGTTAGCCGACACCATCATCAAGTACATGGACAAGATGCAGATCGCGGACGGGCTGGCGGGGGTGGGGTACGAGCGGGGGGATATACCGGCGCTAGTGAGGGGCGCGCTGCCGCAG GGTCGCTTGCTCGCGCTGTCGCCACTGCCGCAGTCGGAAGAAGACTTGTCCAGGATATTGGAGGACTCCATGACGGTATACTGA
- the LOC105398318 gene encoding probable hydroxyacid-oxoacid transhydrogenase, mitochondrial isoform X1, translating into MAARKRVFDLLRTIDVASCRCPAHSHRGHFQVSDVTPTKDYAFEIKCSTVRYGLGVTREVGMDLVNLGAKNVCVMTDSNLVHLSPVKAVLNSLTKNGVNYQVYDKVRVEPTDSSFKEAIKFAKAGSFDSFLAVGGGSVMDTCKAANLYYCDPAAEFLDYVNAPVGKGKPVEVQLKPMIAIPTTSGTGSETTGVSIFDYEAIHAKTGISHAALRPILALIDPLHTLSLPEKVANFAGFDIFCHALESFTAIPYNERGPAPANPALRPSYQGSNPISDVWARFCLQTLRQYFARSVYNADDIDARSGMHLAATMAGVGIGNAGVHLCHGLAYPIAGLVKDYTPGDYGESPIIPHGLSVVLTAPGVFRYTGASDPDKHLEAAAILGADVSNKKQADAGAVLADTIIKYMDKMQIADGLAGVGYERGDIPALVRGALPQGRLLALSPLPQSEEDLSRILEDSMTVY; encoded by the exons ataaaatgtTCAACAGTGAGGTATGGCCTCGGTGTGACCCGAGAAGTGGGCATGGACCTTGTGAACCTGGGTGCTAAGAATGTCTGTGTGATGACAGATTCTAACCTCGTCCATTTGAGCCCTGTGAAAGCTGTATTGAACTCGCTCACAAAAAATGGAGTCAATTACCAAGTTTACGATAAAGTACGAGTGGAGCCCACTGATTCCAG TTTCAAAGAGGCGATAAAGTTCGCCAAGGCGGGCAGTTTCGACAGCTTCCTCGCGGTTGGCGGGGGGTCAGTCATGGACACGTGTAAAGCCGCCAACCTGTACTACTGCGACCCGGCTGCCGAGTTCCTGGATTATGTGAACGCGCCCGTGGGCAAGGGCAAGCCCGTGGAGGTGCAGCTGAAGCCTATGATCGCTA TACCAACAACCAGCGGCACGGGCAGTGAGACGACCGGCGTCAGCATCTTCGACTACGAAGCCATCCACGCCAAGACGGGGATCTCTCACGCGGCACTGCGACCGATCCTCGCCCTCATCGACCCCCTACACACACTGTCTCTACCGGAGAAGGTCGCGAACTTCGCCGGCTTTGATATATTCTGTCACGCGTTGGAGAGCTTCACGGCGATACCGTATAATGAGCGAGGGCCTGCACCCGCCAACCCCGCGCTCAGGCCGTCGTATCAAGGCAGCAATCCGATCTCAGATGTTTGGGCACGGTTTTGCTTGCAG ACGCTCCGCCAATACTTCGCCCGTTCAGTCTACAACGCGGACGACATCGACGCGCGCAGCGGCATGCACCTCGCCGCCACCATGGCCGGCGTGGGCATCGGCAACGCAGGCGTGCATCTGTGCCACGGACTGGCGTACCCCATAGCCGGGCTGGTCAAGGACTATACGCCGGGGGATTATGG CGAGTCGCCAATAATCCCGCACGGTCTGTCGGTGGTGCTGACGGCGCCGGGCGTGTTCCGCTACACCGGCGCCAGCGACCCCGACAAGCACCTGGAGGCCGCCGCCATACTCGGCGCCGACGTCAGCAACAAGAAACAG GCGGACGCGGGCGCAGTGTTAGCCGACACCATCATCAAGTACATGGACAAGATGCAGATCGCGGACGGGCTGGCGGGGGTGGGGTACGAGCGGGGGGATATACCGGCGCTAGTGAGGGGCGCGCTGCCGCAG GGTCGCTTGCTCGCGCTGTCGCCACTGCCGCAGTCGGAAGAAGACTTGTCCAGGATATTGGAGGACTCCATGACGGTATACTGA